A stretch of Triticum aestivum cultivar Chinese Spring chromosome 1D, IWGSC CS RefSeq v2.1, whole genome shotgun sequence DNA encodes these proteins:
- the LOC123180979 gene encoding 60S ribosomal protein L21-1: MPAGHGLRSRTRDLFARPFRKKGYIPLTTYLRTYKVGEYVDVKVNGAVHKGMPHKFYHGRTGRVWNVTKRAIGVEINKQVGNRIIRKRIHVRVEHVQPSRCAEEFRLRKVKNDQLKAEAKARGEVISTKRQPLGPKPGFMVEGTTIETVTPIPYDVVNDLKGGY; this comes from the exons ATGCCGGCGGGCCACGGTCTGCGGTCGCGGACGCGCGACCTGTTCGCGCGCCCGTTCCGGAAGAAGGGTTACATCCCGCTCACCACCTACCTGCGCACCTACAAGGTCGGCGAGTACGTCGACGTCAAGGTGAACGGCGCCGTGCACAAGGGTATGCCGCACAAGTTCTACCACGGCCGCACCGGACGCGTGTGGAACGTCACCAAGCGCGCCATCGGCGTTGAGATCAACAAGCAG GTTGGAAACCGCATTATCAGGAAAAGGATCCATGTCCGTGTTGAGCATGTGCAGCCATCCAGGTGTGCTGAGGAGTTCCGCCTGAGGAAAGTGAAGAACGACCAGCTCAAGGCGGAAGCCAAGGCGCGCGGTGAGGTCATCAGCACCAAGAGGCAGCCGCTCGGCCCTAAACCTGGGTTCATGGTCGAGGGTACCACAATTGAGACTGTCACTCCCATTCCCTACGATGTGGTCAATGATCTCAAGGGTGGTTACTAG